A genomic stretch from Coffea eugenioides isolate CCC68of unplaced genomic scaffold, Ceug_1.0 ScVebR1_3340;HRSCAF=4539, whole genome shotgun sequence includes:
- the LOC113757820 gene encoding uncharacterized protein LOC113757820 gives MTEVVANYNINVNEFAANMAVEGFQSAEVEAIMKAVGENKTWNAIEGLSDTNANLRGLCGTTTAQNVDKTVPPDVQEMAEFAVAEYNRIAGTNLVLIKVLRYVKRVVRFGTLYGLHMLTQDDKGTYKDQALTLKLNNNGKKLLLWYKHNEH, from the exons ATGACTGAAGTCGTAGCCAACTACAACATCAATGTGAACGAATTCGCAGCCAACA TGGCTGTGGAGGGATTCCAATCAGCTGAAGTGGAAGCTATAATGAAGGCAGTTGGAGAAAACAAGACATGGAACGCAATTGAAGGACTCAGTGACACG AATGCCAACCTCCGAGGTTTATGTGGTACTACGACTGCACAAAATGTGGACAAGACAGTCCCTCCTGATGTTCAAGAGATGGCAGAATTTGCAGTGGCAGAGTACAACAGGATAGCTGGGACCAATCTGGTTTTGATAAAAGTGCTTCGCTATGTCAAGCGGGTTGTACGTTTTGGCACTTTGTACGGGCTTCACATGTTAACTCAGGATGACAAGGGCACATATAAAGATCAAGCACTAACCTTGAAATTGAACAATAATGGCAAGAAGCTACTCCTGTGGTACAAACATAATGAACATTAA